The genomic DNA GAACTGACGAAGGACTCGAGCGCGGCGTCCCGATGGATTACGTCGAGCGCGTCAACCGCGCGATCGACCACATCGTGCGCAATCTCGCTCGGCCGTTGAGCCTCGAAGAGGTGTCCGAGGCGGCCTGCTTTTCCCCCTTCCACTTCCACCGCGTCTTCATGTCTCACGCGCCGCATCGCTCGCTCGAGGCGCGAGGAGTTCGAGCGCGTCCACGCTGCTGGGCGGGCGCGGCCAGCCG from bacterium includes the following:
- a CDS encoding helix-turn-helix transcriptional regulator, producing MRTDEGLERGVPMDYVERVNRAIDHIVRNLARPLSLEEVSEAACFSPFHFHRVFMSHAPHRSLEARGVRARPRCWAGAASRPSSAQSTPANSRVSGLAEAIFPVGSGTSASSSEVCTSLPTNRLEFL